A stretch of DNA from Fibrobacter sp. UWB11:
GTCTTCGACTTCAATCTTGCCCGGGATTGGCAATGCAGCACCCTTGAACGGCTTGCGCGGCACTGGCTCAGGCGGTACATACGGAGCAAAGAGGCCCGTGTTGTCCTTGCCATCCTTGAGGTGCTGCTTGAAATAGTCCTTGAGCCAGGTCATTGCCGGACGGTCATTACCGTTCTTGATAAGGCCGGAGTTACCATTCGTGGTCCAAGTAGCGCCATAGACATAGCCCCAGAGGGTAATGCCTGCAACCTGCGGAGATTCCCAAAATGCCGGGATCTGTTCAGAATAACGCTGCTTTTGCTGGCTATCGTTATCCGTACCGATATCGTATTCGGTAATGAAGAGCGGCATCGGTTCGCCCTTGCCATTCTTCACGCTATTCTGGATTTTGTTCAAGGCGTTCTTGAAATCGCTGGCGTTCATGTCGGTCAAATCATGGGCCTGCTGGCCATAAGCATCAACCGGAGCGCCCTGTTTCACGAGCTTGTTCACAAGGTCAATACCTTCGTTAATCTGCCATCTGAAAGTATTGTAGTCGTTATAGATAAGGATAGCCTTCGGCCAGCGTTCACGAGCCATCTTGAATGCCGTTACCACGAATTCGTAGTTGCCGTTATCGCCACCGAGAGCAGGAATGATGTTGTTGTTCTTGCCGTAACCGGAATGATAGCTGCCACCCGATTTAATGGCTTCGTTCACCACGTCAATCATTTCGAGGTCGGGATAATGTTCGGCAACAGCATCAAACCATTTGGTAATTGCGGCCTTGGTATCGGCTGTGCTCAAGCCGTTGAGCCAGTTCGGGTACTGGGAGCCCCAAACGAGAGCATGGAACTTGAACTTGCCACCGTTCTTTTTGGCCCAATTGTAGCAGGCGTCGCAACCCGACTAGTTATAACGGCCACGGGTGCCTTCGATAGAGGCCCACTTACATTCGTTTTCAGCAGTAATCTGATTCCAGTAAGTGCCAAAGTCACTTTGGACTTGACCGCGTGTTGTAATATTTCCGAGGAACTTGGCACCACCATCAGCCATGCCAGGACCTGCGAATGCACTCACTGCACCACCCAATAGGGCAGCAGATATAAAACCCTTAATGAATTTTGATTTCATTTTCCACATCCTCTTAGGTTAAAACTCCTTTAACACCATTATAAACTTATTCTCATTTTTCTCAGTTTATTCTAAGAGGGGAAAATTTATCATTGCCAAAATGTCGATAAACGGAAGTTTACATTGTATTACATAAAAACGCTACAAGCAAAGCGGTCGTAGAAGCCTTATTTAAGGGGTTGCCTCCGTAAAAGGCTATCCTAATTGTTTCAACATATTATTGAGGCATTCGGGATAGGCGCTTATCTCAGAACTTAATATTGGGGTCTTTGGTTTTGGCGAGTACCGCTTGAAAACGGCTGGCCCTACAACAAACAACACTCTAATGCATGACCGCTAAATCGGTCTTGTGTATTTCAAAAAAAACGTCCAACCTATAAACTATGGGTAAATGAACCCAGAGGGTTAGATTATGCTCAAAAAAATGAGTAATAAGGTGAAAAAGGCGTGGATTTGGTTAAACAGGAATCAGAAATTGGTTCAAATCTATCTATGGATAGCTGAGCATCAGTGGGTTCCATGGTACATTTTCGATATGTTATCAAATTTATTTAGCTAAATCCAGCCAATGGAGTCCTAGTCCTTAACCTAATTAAGTTAGGTTAAGGCGGGAACAGTCACTAAATTGACAATTTTTGAATATAAATTGAGTAATGATCAAAAATAATCTTCGCCGTATTTTTACTAGTCGCGTTAACATAGTAATCTCGGCATCATAATTCCCTGTTTCAGTATTAGAACTAGAGTGTGAACCACCAACCTAGCTGGTGATTTTCGTTTATACAAGGAGATGCCCGGTCAAGCCGAGCATGACATGCATAATGGCGACCCCGCAACAAGTGCGGGGGACAATACAAAATAAACCAAAGAACCTTCGAGGGGGTTCCTCGAAGGCCTTTGGGTATTTAAGGCTCCCTTTCGGGAGTTATGGATTAGGAACTCTTTAGCGAGAGATGCGAACAGACTTCACAGCGCCATTCTGGACGGAGCGGAGCATGTAGACGCCCTGGTTCTTGATCTGGCTGGAGCTCTTGAGAATCTGGACGGCTTCGCTCATGGAGTAAGCGTTCATGCGGCCAAGACGGACACCATTTGCATCGAACACGTCGTAGCTGCTGATTCTCGGAGCCTGATAATGGGCCTTCGTATTGATGCCAATTTCCGGACCCGGTTCGTCACCACCGTTACCACCCGGATTGTCACCGCCATTGCCACCCGGATTGTCGGCAACTTCACCCTTCACGAAGTTGATGTAGTCGATGTCGAAGTACTGCTGAGTCACATCGAGGCGGAGCACATGCTTACCGGCCGGGAGCGTCACTTTTTTCTTTACGTCGGAGAAGTCATCGTAGCTGGTGCCAGAGACTTCGAATTCTGCGAGAGACTTGCCATCGAGGGAGAGCGTGAATGCGCCCGTGCCTTCGGTAGCGACAGAAGCAACAGCGGTGTAATCGCCAGCTTCAGCAACGTTGATGGTGTATTCGTACCAGTCGCCAGTCGTGTTATAGCCGAGAGCAACTCCAGTTGCCTTCTTGTAAAGGTCGGCACCGGTATCCTTGCGGTAGTCAGAGTCGCCATGGTTTTCGAAATCGTCGCCATAGGATTCATTGCTCGTACCGTCTTCATTCTTGCCCTGGCCCGGCTTATCGAAATCTTCGACTTCAATCTTGCCCGGAACAGCGAGAGCTTCGCCCTTGAACGGTTCCTGCGGAACAGGTTCAACCGGAGTGACAACGCCAGTGTTAAGGCCAGTGGTGTTCGCGCCCTTGTTCTTGGAGAGGTAATCCTTAAGCCAAGTCATTGCAGGACGGTCGCCGCCATTATCCTTGATGATACCGGAGTTACCATTGTTGATCCAGGTTGCACCATAAACATAGCCCCACAAGGTGATACCGGCAACATGTTCGTTTTCCATGAAGTAGGAAATCTGTTCCTGGTAGCACTGCTTTTGGATATTGTCGTTATCGGTACCGATATCGTATTCAGAGATGAACATCGGCATCTGGGTCTTGTTCCAAATTTCGCTAATGACACTCTTGAGAGTGTTGATGTTCAAGCAGGAACCGCCGCCACCGGTACCACCCGCGCCACCGCCTTGGCTCATCATGTCATGAGCCTGAAGACCGTAGGCGTCCACCGGAGCGCCGTTCTTCTTGATGGTGTTGATAAGATCAATACCCTGATCCTTGTTCCACTGAACGGTATTGTAGTCGTTATAAATCAAGATTGCCTTCGGCCAACGTTCACGAGCCATCTTGAAAGCGGTGGTCACGAACTGGTAATTACCGCCGTTATCGCCACCGAGAGCACCGATGATGTTGTTGTTCTTGCCGTAGCCGGAGTGATAGTTGTTGTTGCCCGTACGGATAGCTTCGTTCACCACGTCGATCATTTCGAGATCGGGGTAATGCTGCTTGACAGCGTCGAACCAAGCGGTAATCGCCTTCTTGGTTTCGTCAACGCTAAGGCCGTTCAACCAGTTCGGGTACTGAGAGCCCCATACAAGCGCATGGAACTTGAAGTGACCGCCGTTGTTCTTCGCCCAGTTATAGGCGGCATCGCAACCAGACCAGTTGTAACGACCGCGAGAGCCTTCGATAGAAGCCCACTTACATTCATTTTCAGCCGTAATCTGGTTCCACAACTTCGTAAAGTCGCTACGAACCTGGCCACGAGTAGTAATGTTACCAACGAACTTAGCTGCACCATCAGCCAAGCCCGGTCCAGCAAAAGCACTTACAGTTCCACCCAAAAGTGCTGCAGTTACGATACTTTTAATGAATTTTGATTTCATTTCCACATCCTCATAGTTAAATACCCATACAACCATTATAAACATATCCTTGTTTTAGGGGATAACCGCAAAAAGGCAAAAATTTATCATTGACAAAATGTCCATAATGGATTGTTTACAAAAAGGACCTTCGAGGGTGAACTCGAAGGTCTTTGAATAAGTAACTCCCTTTAGGGAGTTTTGGATTAGGAACTTGTTTTAGCGCGTAATGCGAACCGTTTTTACAGAGCCATTCTTGACAGAGCGGAGCATGTAAATGCCCTGAATCTTGATGGACTTCGAATTCTTGAGCATCGACACGGCTTCGTCTACGGAGTAGGCGCTCATGCGGCCAAGGCGGACACCGTTCATGTCGAAGACATCGTAATCGGCGAGTTCAGGAGTTGCCATACGAACATTCGTGCGAATGGCATTTTCCTTTTTACTTACAAAGTTGAAGTAGTCCACGTCGAAGTATTCTGCCGTAACATCCATGCGCAAGATATGCTTACCTGCCGGAAGCGTCACATCAGCAGAGACATCCTTGTAATCATCCCAGTTCGTGCCCGAAACCGGAATTTCGGCAATGGACTTGCCATCAATGGAGAGCTTGAAGGAAGCGTCTTCGCTTTCTGTTGCCACAGAGGCGGTCATGGTGTAATCGCCAGCTTCTGCGATGTTGACGGTGTATTCCAGCCAATCGCCCGTTTGGTTGTAACCTACGATAACGCCTGTAGCCTTAGCATAAAGGTCGACAGCCGAAGCGTCATCCTTGCGGTAGTCGGAATCGCCATGATTTTCGGAATCGTCGCTGAAAGAAGCATTGGTTGTACCATCTTCGTTGACACCCTTGCCTGGAACGTCAAAGTCTTCGGCTTCAATCTTACCCGGAATTTCGCGCACCTTGCCCTTAAACGGAGTTTGCGGTTCAGGTTCCACCGGAGTGAAAGTCACATCGTTCTTACCCTTGCTTAAGTTGTTTGCAAAATATTCTTCGAGCCAGTTCATGGAAGCGCGCTTGCGGCCATCTTTTTCGATGAGGCCGGTGTTTGCAACCCAGGTAGAGCCGTTGATATAGCCCCAAATGGTAATGCCTGCAACCCACGGAGTTTCCCACATGAACGGGATCTGGTTTGCATAATCGTTTTTCTGCTTGGTATCGTCCGCTTCGCCGATATCGTATTCCGACACGAGGAGCGGGAGGCCTGTCTCGTTATGGATTCGGGTCATCTTGCTTTCGAAATCAGACTTGCTCATGCCCTTGCAGTCGTGAGCCTGCTGGCCGTAAGCATCGACCGGAGCGCCGTTCTTGACAATAGTCTGGATGAGTTCGATACCTTCGTTGATCTGCCAGGAAAGCGTGTTGTAGTCGTTATAGATAAGCACAGCCTTCGGCCAGCGTTCGCGAGCCATCTTGAAAGCGGTGGTGATAAAGTCGTACTGGTGCTTGCCATTTACAACGCGGTCACCGCCGAGGGCTTCGATAATGTAGGAGCCGCCGCATTCGGTATCGTCGGTGCTGTGGCCTTCGGCACCTGCAGCAGGCTTGCCGTAACCGGAGTGGTAGTTGTTACCCGCCCAAATGGCTTCGTTCACCACGTCGATGTATTCGAGGTCCGGGAACTTGGCGGCAACGGCATCAAACCATTCCGTGATGTACTTTTTGGTGAGTTCTACGGTAATGCCCGGATTTTTCTTTTTGCAGAGGAAGTTCGGGTACTGGGAACCCCAAACGAGGGCGTGGAACTTGAAGTGGCGTTCGCCCGGTTTTTCCTTGGCCCACTTGTAGGCGCTTTCGCACTTGTCGAAGTTGTCCCAGGCGAACTTGCTTGTACCGCTGTTGCCATTAGAAAGGGAATGGATGGAGCCCCACTTACAGCCGTTTTCGGGTGTAATCTGGTTCCAATATTGAGCAAAGTCGCTACGAATCTGGCCGCCCGTAGTAATATTGCCCAGGAATTTTGCACCGCCATCGGCTAAAGCGGCATTTGCAAGAGAAGTAAATCCGGCGATGGCTACAACAGCAAGAGAAAGAGAGATTTTTTTCATAATCCTAATCCTATACCCAAAAGTTGAATACCCGTATGACTTTTTTAAACATATTCTCGTTTTTGAAAAATGCTCAAAAAACGCAAATACTTATCATTGATAAAAAGTCCATGATGGAATATTCGTAATAGAGATGCCCGATCAAGTCGGGCATGAGAGGCTTCGGCGGGCATGACAATGCTTACCTGATGCGGTGGCCGGTGAGGTCGAAGCGTTTGCCGTTTTTCTCGACGAAAAGCTTGTTATTTTGGATGCGGAGGCGGGGGGTTGCATTTTCGAGAGTGCGCGTGGAGGGAATTGCGCGGATTCCGACGGTTTCTTCGCATTTTTCACCTTCGCAGAAGCGAATATTGTCGATATTCACGTAATTGCCAACAATTTGCATTTTGAGGACGTGTTCGCCGGCTGCGATTTCGCCCAACTTGGATTGAATAGCGGAGTAATTTGACCAGTCTTCACCTTGTTTTGCGTAAATGGAGTCGGACACAGCCTTATTGTCAATGAACAATTGCACGCCAGCCTTTTCGGAAGCGGTCGCCATTTGCACTTCGACTGAGTAGGTTGCAGTCTTTGCGACATTGACCGTGTACTCAAGCCATTCGCCATCATTCGTATGACCGATGGCATAGCCTTTCGATTTATCGGCGGAATCTAAAGCGACGATATCCACAGCATCCTTGCGGTAGAAACCGCCTTCGTTGTCGGAAGACTTGTCGTAGAACGAGACGCGGCTGCCACCGAGGTCGTAGTTTTCGGCTTCGATTTTACCAGGGATTGCGGCAGGCTTGCCTGCGATTGCTTTTCCATCCGCATCAAAACCGCCAAACGGATCCTGTTGAGGAGGCGTTGTTTCAACAGTATCGGCCCAGGCCATCTGCATGCGGTCCACGCCGGACTGGTTCACAATCTGGAGCTTGGTGTTTACGCCTTCCCCGCTGCGCTTGGTCATGCTGTACCAGTCACCATCACGGAGGCCCGGCCAGTAGAAACTGCCCATTTCCCATTCGCGGAGCTGATCGGACATGCCGCGGATGTAAGCCGTGAAGTAGTTGGTGGGAGCCTTGTTGTAATCCTGATAATCGTAATGCACGCCCGCCTTGTCGCCAGGACTCATGGCGCCGCCCCATTCCGTGCAAACGGTGCGGTCAATGTACTTGCCAACCTTGCCCTTGAAGCTGTTTTTCCAACCCTGTTCGGTAGTGATGCTCATGTTCCAGAACGTGTATTCGTGAACGGCAAAGAGGCAGCCTTCAAAGCGCGGGTCGTCAGCGATGTCCGGAACGTTCCAAGCGAGGCCGGAGCCATCGAGCAAAATGTGGTCGCGCGGGACGTTCGGGAATTTCTTGAGCCAGTCCGCATAGAGATTGCGAAGGTCCGTCTTGTTATACATGTGCGGTTCGTTGAAAATTTCAAAGTAGGCGTTCGGATGGTCGCCGTATGTTTCGACGAGTTTCGCCCACATTTTCCACCAATCGTCCATGTTCTTGGGTCCCGCAGGCTGCGCGGGGCCCCAGTAGCCCATAGCCACTCGACCATGTTCAAGAGCAGCATCCAAAGCACCCGAATACATGTCAAAAGCTTTAAGAATGGTCGGTTCGTTCACCGGCATGCGCACGCTGTTTGTACCAAGCACTTCCTGGAACTGCCCGACAATACGGTCGGCAATGGCATAAGCCGATTCATGATTGTCGGAAAGGCTTAAGCCCGAAAGCACGAGGACGTCCGAGACGAAGTTGTCGCGCTTATCCGCCCAGTTGACTCCGCGGAACTGGCTTGTAACAGCGAATGAGTTTGCGCAAAGAAAAAAAGATAAACCAAGAACTCCTAACGTTTTCATAATAGCATCCTTTTTTAATCGTTCTACTAACCCACTTATAAAAGTATTCTTTGAAAGGGGCGAGCGAATATGGGGATGCTAAAATTCTTTTGTCAATTTATCAATAGGAAAAAGACTCCCTAAGGACGGGAGCCTACATACAATTGCAAGTTCTGTTAGCGATTATTCACGTTTTCTGTAATTGATTGTATAATTTTCACGTTCAAAAGAGACGTATTGCGTGCCGATGAAATTTGATGGGAGTGTCAACTCAAATTCCGAACGGCAAAAGCACATAGCCTCAAGACTATTATCTTCTATCCAAGTAGTGTCGTGCGTTACAGAGTCAACAACCGGAATACGAAGAATGTAATCGCTTGAAACAAACAATGTATCGTTACGAGTTTCGTAGAGAATCGTGTTAATTATGCAATTGTGATTCATTTCAAAAACGACGGTCGCAGAGCCATC
This window harbors:
- a CDS encoding endo-1,4-beta-xylanase — its product is MKSKFIKSIVTAALLGGTVSAFAGPGLADGAAKFVGNITTRGQVRSDFTKLWNQITAENECKWASIEGSRGRYNWSGCDAAYNWAKNNGGHFKFHALVWGSQYPNWLNGLSVDETKKAITAWFDAVKQHYPDLEMIDVVNEAIRTGNNNYHSGYGKNNNIIGALGGDNGGNYQFVTTAFKMARERWPKAILIYNDYNTVQWNKDQGIDLINTIKKNGAPVDAYGLQAHDMMSQGGGAGGTGGGGSCLNINTLKSVISEIWNKTQMPMFISEYDIGTDNDNIQKQCYQEQISYFMENEHVAGITLWGYVYGATWINNGNSGIIKDNGGDRPAMTWLKDYLSKNKGANTTGLNTGVVTPVEPVPQEPFKGEALAVPGKIEVEDFDKPGQGKNEDGTSNESYGDDFENHGDSDYRKDTGADLYKKATGVALGYNTTGDWYEYTINVAEAGDYTAVASVATEGTGAFTLSLDGKSLAEFEVSGTSYDDFSDVKKKVTLPAGKHVLRLDVTQQYFDIDYINFVKGEVADNPGGNGGDNPGGNGGDEPGPEIGINTKAHYQAPRISSYDVFDANGVRLGRMNAYSMSEAVQILKSSSQIKNQGVYMLRSVQNGAVKSVRISR
- a CDS encoding endo-1,4-beta-xylanase; this encodes MKKISLSLAVVAIAGFTSLANAALADGGAKFLGNITTGGQIRSDFAQYWNQITPENGCKWGSIHSLSNGNSGTSKFAWDNFDKCESAYKWAKEKPGERHFKFHALVWGSQYPNFLCKKKNPGITVELTKKYITEWFDAVAAKFPDLEYIDVVNEAIWAGNNYHSGYGKPAAGAEGHSTDDTECGGSYIIEALGGDRVVNGKHQYDFITTAFKMARERWPKAVLIYNDYNTLSWQINEGIELIQTIVKNGAPVDAYGQQAHDCKGMSKSDFESKMTRIHNETGLPLLVSEYDIGEADDTKQKNDYANQIPFMWETPWVAGITIWGYINGSTWVANTGLIEKDGRKRASMNWLEEYFANNLSKGKNDVTFTPVEPEPQTPFKGKVREIPGKIEAEDFDVPGKGVNEDGTTNASFSDDSENHGDSDYRKDDASAVDLYAKATGVIVGYNQTGDWLEYTVNIAEAGDYTMTASVATESEDASFKLSIDGKSIAEIPVSGTNWDDYKDVSADVTLPAGKHILRMDVTAEYFDVDYFNFVSKKENAIRTNVRMATPELADYDVFDMNGVRLGRMSAYSVDEAVSMLKNSKSIKIQGIYMLRSVKNGSVKTVRITR
- a CDS encoding carbohydrate-binding protein, which produces MKTLGVLGLSFFLCANSFAVTSQFRGVNWADKRDNFVSDVLVLSGLSLSDNHESAYAIADRIVGQFQEVLGTNSVRMPVNEPTILKAFDMYSGALDAALEHGRVAMGYWGPAQPAGPKNMDDWWKMWAKLVETYGDHPNAYFEIFNEPHMYNKTDLRNLYADWLKKFPNVPRDHILLDGSGLAWNVPDIADDPRFEGCLFAVHEYTFWNMSITTEQGWKNSFKGKVGKYIDRTVCTEWGGAMSPGDKAGVHYDYQDYNKAPTNYFTAYIRGMSDQLREWEMGSFYWPGLRDGDWYSMTKRSGEGVNTKLQIVNQSGVDRMQMAWADTVETTPPQQDPFGGFDADGKAIAGKPAAIPGKIEAENYDLGGSRVSFYDKSSDNEGGFYRKDAVDIVALDSADKSKGYAIGHTNDGEWLEYTVNVAKTATYSVEVQMATASEKAGVQLFIDNKAVSDSIYAKQGEDWSNYSAIQSKLGEIAAGEHVLKMQIVGNYVNIDNIRFCEGEKCEETVGIRAIPSTRTLENATPRLRIQNNKLFVEKNGKRFDLTGHRIR